The Primulina huaijiensis isolate GDHJ02 chromosome 18, ASM1229523v2, whole genome shotgun sequence DNA window ACTTCTAGCTtagcataattaattattaataatacaCAGCTAGCTAGAAAAAGAAAACGAATGTGAGTAAAATTTTGTGCAACTCTTAGTACGATGCACATGCCCAATTCTAAATAATGTTCCGATCTTCACTCTTTTGTTTAATCCTTTTGAAGAGGCCCGATCTTGTATTCTAAGCCAACAACTTCTGCTTTTAAAGAAGTAtaaatccatgaaaaaaatgagagaaaTCAAAATTGGGTGGTAGTGTTTGAAAACACAAATGAAAACCTGCATCAGCACCACTAGcttttgtatttcaattaaattaaactgaaatcaacaaaaagttttaaaaaaaaactttgtttaAGATAACTTCATGTATTTAAAAGCTATATGAAGCAAGATAACAATTCGTCGTGTAAATGTATTACCCATGTACGAGCACACATTAGGGAATTGGGAGTATGACCAGATTTCCCCAGTTTACATCAAATAAGACAAAATGTTACATATTACCGAAATAAAAACATGGCGATTGAATGTGGTGTGCTCGTATTTTACAAAGACCACGAGACTTAATCATCCCGTTTACATACTGAAACACTAGAAATTCAAGAAGAGACAGCTTAGCACAACATTTTAATTACACTGGATCAGGCAAAACCAAAAAGGTCCGTATTGGgctgaaaatcaagaaaatttggGTTTAGGCATCGACTTAGTGGTTTGATGAGTAGGACCAAGTTTTTGAATCCAATGAAGCAATCCCTTCTTATGGTCATGACATGCTGGGTTCTGTACTAGATTGAGGGTCCCATCACGAGCCAACGAAAACTCAAACTCCTCTAGCACCTTCACTATCTGCCAAAATTCGGGCCTCTTGTCTGGATGTAACGACCAGCATTGTTCAATCAAAGCTTTCATGGCCAGGGGACAGTCAAGAGGTATAGAGGGCCTCAAATTCTGAAATGGTACCTTTTGTTATGCATATGCATTTGAGAAAATCACGGAAAATATCAAAGAGAAACGGCTGTACCTTGTTCACCACAGCAAAAGCGGCTTGTATAGGCGTCATATCTTCATAAGGGATGGTTCCAACCACGAGTTCCCATAGAATGAGTCCAAAGCTATACACATCGACCTTCTTTCCATAATGCTTTCTTTTAATCATTTCGGGAGCCATCCATCTATAAGTTCCTGGATCATCTGCCAAAAGATCACACTGTGCATCATCGCATGCAGTACCAAAGTCAGCAACTTTCAGGTGGAAATCTTCACTAATCAGAACATTTTCGGGTTTGAGATCCCTGTGAATAACACCCTGTGAGTGAATAAATTCCATTCCTCGTGCGATATCCAAAGCCATCGAGATTAACTTTTGCAAAGGAAGAGATTTATGCTCAAGCTTGTGCAAGTATGCCCTCAACGAGCCCTCCATCAAATACTCAGTGACAATACAAAAGACTAGAGGTTTTCGGCATGCCCCTACGAGCTACATTTTGGAAAAAATGATTAGTAAGAAATCAGGATAACTCAGATTCGAAAACAATAAGATCAAATTTCAGTCAATAGTATAACTGAAATCCCAACAAAAAAACAGAGGAAAATCAAATAAAGAACTGTTGAGCGAAAATGAGTACCCTTATGACATTTTGATGGTGGAGACGAGACAAGAGAGTAACCTCTCTAACAAATTGCTTCTCCAACCGAGCACCTAAATCTCCATTTTCGTCATCATCTGGGACCCTAATAATTTTAACTGCAACAGGTTCTTCCACGTAAAGCCCATGGTAAAGCTGACTATGTGCCCCGTGCGCAAATCTTAAccctaaaaataattttgaaagatCAATCATCTGCTCATCAGCAGTATCTACAGAAGTGACCTTTCCCCCGCCATGATCAAAATACTTTGTCCAACCCGAATCCTTGCGACTTTTAGCCTTCTCGTGAAACTTCATTGACGTGAAGTGCCTAAGGGGGCTATGGTTCCTTGATAACCTCGAAGGAGGAGACTTGGTCTCATGGGAATCCTTACGGAACAACTTCCCAACGATTCCTTTCTCGTGCTCTTTCCTTTGTGGATGTGGGGTTGAAAATCTCCTCTGCAGCAACCTGGCTTCCCTAAAGGTATCAGAAAGCTTTGTTTCAGGGTGGGGGGATACAGCCCTCTGTGTATTTGCAGTAGGGTGTCGCTGGATTTGGACAAGATTTGGTCCTGGTATCGGATTATTTACTCTACCTGGTTCCGGTCTAGATTTGACAGTTGATGATCTATTTGGCTGAACGGTGAAAGGAACAGACCCCAATCTTGAAGCATCAAAACGGTGACAAACAGTGTGAGAAAAATTTGTTCTCCTTATCCAAGAAGTTGCCTCTTCATCCATTTATGGTGATTTAATATTGCCTGTATATGGTAACTACTAGGTTCACCTCTTCTTCCTCCTTTAGAACAAAATTATGCCCAGTAAATCTCCATACTGCTCACAATCACCAACCTAAAATTCCATCAAAATGTAAAGAGGGGAGATCAAATTCCACCACCATCAGAGTTTCAGAACCCTGAAACCAATCAAGAACAcataaaaccataaaataaaTGAGTGAATCAATATATCGCAGCTACAACCAAAATAAAAAGACCCTTCAAAGATCACATTTCACATAGAAACAAAGTTTAAAATCACAATAAAACTGCAGACAGATAAAACTAATTTTTGAATCCACGAATCCACCAATAATACATGCAGACCaggaaaaattaaaaaccttcaaatatttcataccccatcaaaatcagacaaaaaGATTACAAAACAAATCCAAACCCCCTTAAACTGTAAAATCAAATCCCACCTTGAAATCCCCCGACAAAGTCCCACAGGATGAATCAATACGCTATCCTACAAAATACCGATTATCAAGATTACCCTGTCCTACAAAATATTGATATCAATaaacatggaaaaaaaaaaaaaaagaaccctGTTCtcaattttcttgaaatttaaggaAAACCCACCATTAAACACGCCATTGACCACCAAACAACAcaaataattgatttaaaaaaaagatatcgGTCCCCTCCCATTCGATAGCCCAAAACTTGCAATATTAGGATTTTGTACTAACCCAGAGAGTAAATCTCTCACGCCATTCTTCCTTTCATTCAAGCTATCATTTAAAAACATGTTCTTTGCACAAAACCCATCTCAGAACACACCATTATTCatcaagagaaaaataaaattccacGTACAACTACGAGATACAACACACAGGTACCACTATGAGCAGGACCAATACGTATAATTCCCAAGACACCCCAGAAAAATGAATAACAAATATAAGTATTTTACACGACGATGAGCTGAGTGATTCGTCGGCGAGCCCGGTTAAGGTGGAGGCTGACGCTGAGGCGTGGTCCAATCATCGCAAAGTCAAAAAGAGGGAAGGAGAGAGAAAAAAGTATGGCAGGGGAATATTAATAGTATACATACACGATGTAGAATACAAAAGGGTCAATCTCAAAAGGAATGGCGAGTAGGTAAAGGGACAAATGAAGATGGAAAACTCAGATATTTTGTGGATTTGCTTTCTtggtgaaaaaatatatatgtgtatatacgTAAAGATTGTACCTTTTGCACGGATACGAGTGATTGCAGTTCGTTTGGGAGGCGTCGTGTATTGTTGTTCTGCTTCTTGTTGGATATTCTTCTAAAATTAATTGAGAATGTAAAacctttatatatttttttgtcacaactataaatattttattttttaatatgtcacaaatatataatctaatatctatatttaataatatttttttaatttatccaTGTTTATTAAATGTATTACTTGCTTCCAtcaaatttttatatcatattaaaacACTCATTAAATAATAGCAAAATAAGAATTTTATCagtaaaatttgttttttcaataattttcttaatttgagtTAAACCATTGTTGTTACGCCTGAATAAAcatcatatttttttgtttttatacatTAAATATAGTCAAATTTGTCAATAGCAAGTAGTTCGATTTTAATGTTGATTAATGTTGCTTCATAGAGGCAGGTTGTGGGTCGGTCTGCTCCAGTTGTCGAGTTTCGATGCCCAAAATGTAATCTTTCTAATTCGAAGAAGAGaaaatctcttgtgagacggtttcacgaatctttatctataagataggtcaatcctaccgatattcacaataaaaagtaatactcttagcataaaaattaatactttttcatggatgacccaaataagatatcagactcacaaaatacgactcgtgataccgtctcacacaagtttttgcctttgaaGAAACGTTTAGGATATTCAGATATTTTCGCTAAATTGCTAATGGGTAAGATTGTGAAGAAGATAAGCTCAAGAACCTTACTTGCACCAAGAGATTCTGACCTAGTGCAAGTCAGATTATTATTATCGttatatacatgatattttttatgttacattttgaaaatatgaaagGCAAAGGGAAAAATATCGTGTTCTTTACtctttatatattgaaaaacacttcaattataattattgatgTGATCGGTTGAAAATGGGTGTGAAATGCGTGAGCAATTTCACCGGGTCGGGttgtgaaaatgatgaagaATGAGAGCTTAGTGGGATATGTCCAAACCAGAAACTTCTTCTTCCGAGAGTTTAGTGAGatgtgtccggcgtggccactccgattcTAAAGTCAGCAGGTGGGTGAGGAAAAAGCTATGTAGCAAAGATAAAATGTTGTAGAAATTGTGTGGGCAAGATATATATGTGTGAATGAATCTTTTAATTTGagcaaacctgatatttatagcaAGAAAATCAATGAtgaccttgttttcagtgtcACTTACTAATTATGGCAAGATGGTTGTCCATGTCCTACTTTCTGACAGCCAAATCCCTGTAATTCTGACATCAATTTTAAGGTATCACATTCTTGTGTAATTGAATGCGATGTTACTATCGAGGTAACTCAGGTAGAAAGCCATTACCCGAGAACTTGTCTAGAAGCCCGGGCTTCTGGTAGCTCAGAGAGATGCTGTCCCGGGAATATATTTGTCCGGTTGATGGTAGCCCGAGGTATATGATGTCTCGGGCATATATTTGCCCGGTTATCTGTCGGATTGGTCCAAAACTTTTCGTAATCTGATCATTGACTCTGGATCATCTGATACCCATGACCCGGGCCTCCGGGGGTATCAATTATCTTACAAAATATCCCACACTTGATTTTGTCATTCCAATGGCAATTTCTATTTAGTTGTTTttcataagaaaaataataacacaATTGTGATAGTTTTTTCATTCTTGTCATGACATATTGGTGTCGgtaacttttattttaatggTAGAAATGTTATGTTTCGTCATCTGTAGTGATTTTAAACATTCAAGTTAGGGCAATAAGAAACCTTTGTTGTCAAGTGTATATATAATGTGGGATAGAATTTACAACCACTCCAaaagacaaaaacaaatcaaaaaaaTTCTGAGAGAAATTATTCGAACATACTTCAGAGGTATAACGCCATGAACGCAACTCCCAATTCACGAGGATGCGCCACTGACTTTTACCACCTGAACTTGTTTATGAGTGCATGCTACTTACTACCAAGCTGAATATGAAAGTGGTTTTTGAAGCAAAGTCATCCTGTAAGAATACcatcttgattttgtttttcattttctgtGGTTAATTTCAGGCTCTTTTTTCCCTTTACTATCGGTGTGCCGTGCCCGTAAGCTGCCATCATACAATAGTCACTTTCACCAGGAACAGCAAGAATCATGCATCCTTTTTTGAAACATTGATGAGGACATGGGCATCCACATAGTTGAAACATCCCACAAGTTTCTCAAGTCAAACACATTGATGGCCATTGGTTTGTTATTTGGTCGATTTTGCCCCAGTGATAGGTTTGTCTCTGGCTTCAACAGCTCCAAATCCACCAACCCAAAATGCAACTTTACTTTTAACACCCCTATAGTTTTTTCGGAGACACATATGTCTCAAGCAACATTTACGTTCACAATCATCAGACATAAAAGTCCACATGTTTTGTTGCTTTCATCTACACCACCTGAAAAGCTAAACCAAAAACCATGTCCAATTTTCCATGTTTCCAACTCGAACTACAGCCCTATCGCCATTCTTATCTTTGCCTAGAGCTACCACAACATGTACTTAGGTTTGAAAGGGTTGAACGTCGAGCAGTTCATTAGTTTTTCAAGctgatttgataaatatttgattcctATTTGAAGTTACCGAACTCACTCCGAACCTGAACATGCTCGAATTTTTTCTCAAACGAATATTATTTTGTTCAGTAGTTCGTGAGCCGCTCATATCTTATTAATAtacttatattattttatatatacacatttcTAAGTGTTTTGGATATCTCGACCTTCGACATATATTTTCGTGTGAAATAGGAGAAGAGGCATGCTAGAATGCTGACTACTTAAATTGCTTGATTGCTAATTTTAATACTTTCCATATTTTTATAACACGACAcattaccaaaacttataaaaacTCAATAATTATAATGCATGGAAAgattatatatacaaaaaatgTTTGCTGGATAAGATGTGGAgataatatattcaataatataTGAATTACAGGATTGGATCCCATCAAATTTAGTTTGTTTATTGTTTCAGTGTCTAATAATTtgataagaataaaaaaataaatattaaatgtcaTCGATTTTTATCAGTCATTGGCTCGATAATTAATTAGTGGGCCATAAAATTAAGATCGGGCCTAGTTTAATGTCCATGTTAAGCTTTTACATGTTTCAGACATCAACTTAAATGTAAATATGGCTTATTCAGAGAGTGTTGCTCCCAAATTGAGTTTGGTTTATGTGATTCTATTTAGGGTGTCAATCTGGGTTGACCCAAACCCAatccaacccgatcatttttttaggtcagctatcgggttcaacccgatctgacccgaacccgaaaaccccaaactcaaatctgatttttttcgggttgaaaaCTCAAATCTAATTAATGGGTCGTGTCTGACCCCCCTAATTCTATTAGGATTGATTAAAATTTCTCCATTTATACAACCAAGTGGCGCCTACTGTAAATTCCTACTTACTAACGATTATAACACTCTTTAATGATAAATATATGGTCACAGGTTGAATTTACATCGTATTTTGGTATCTAAATCGCCATATATTAAAGATTTAGACTCGGCAGaattaattttatctatttGACGAGATAGAGTGTGTCCGTAAATATGGAGTTTGTTCTCACTATTATGTTACATATATCTCAACAGCCCATGTATAACTTTGTGATATGATTATAACACAATTAATacttacataaatttttttgaaagccACGATAATTAATAATGCATGTTTTTGTTCCGTTTTGGCTGGTCTATACAAATTAAATTATGGAAATTATGCAATCTTATCATTCGGAATTATCATTACTAATTTTGATGAAAATCGCGACGCGTGCTGGAAGATCATATTTGAATGGATAAATCCCTTTTGGAAGATTAGATCTAGTTTCGGAAGCTTGGGTCAGACCTTCGATTATGGAAACACAAACATGAACGTTATACAAAGTTGTTCCGACGTAGTCACTTTCATATCCAAAGGTCCGACGCGAGCTTCCAAAACGAGGTCTGATCTCCCAAAAAGTCATTTACCCATTCAAATCTTATCTCCCAACAGACCTCgcaattaatattttctttcaacatCAGTTAGCATCTTCAAACAACTTGATCATTTCATAGCAAGTAAATAAAGCTAGCCGAGTGCAGGTCACACGTCTCAAACGCCAATATCAGCATATAATATACCAGATTTTCACTAGTTGATTGAGTATGTAGtattaaataatcaaacaaGTGGCTTATTTGTACATATGTAATGATAACCAGTGAATCGAGACACACATATTGTTGTTTGTACATAATTttttgagtatgtctcttgtgagacggtctcacggatctttatctgtgagacgggtcaaccatactgatattcacaataaaaaataatactcttaacataaaaagtaatattttttcatggatgacccaaataagagattcgtctcacaaaatacgacccgtgataccgtctcacacaagtttttgtctaatttttttaagtaacGAATTTAGATCTGATTATTAAATGTAATTCATGATTCATGAATACTTTTGTGAGAAGTATGAAATTAATACATAAATTAATATCAATCGTTAGAAATTTATTTTCTAATCTttatattaaagaaaatggtgtGCCACATAGTGTTTTCCAAAATTGTTGGAATAATTCCTCCATAAAATGGACTTTTGGCAGAGAAACCACGTTTCAGATATCAACAGCAAATGAACTTTCTGATTTTTTCAtcaaatcatcaaaataaaataacataaattattGGAAACATATATATTAGTAGTTATATCTTAATACTCTAGTATATGTTCcataaaaatgtaattatgTAACACGTGTCTAATATTccggaaaataaaataaaacaaacaaaatggaCTACAAAATATGGGCCAAGAGATCGAGTGGGTTACTGGACCTTGGGCCTGAAGTTGTGTCGatataaatcttgaaaattagataaaataaaataaaatggacaACAGAAAATGGGCCAAGCGATCAAATGGATTGCTGTACTCCGGGCCCGAAGGGgtgtaaataaatataaatgaaaaaatGCGGTGAGCGTGGATCGAACACGCGACCTTCAGATCTTCAGTCTGACGCTCTCCCAACTGAGCTATCCCCGCAGTTGTTCCGATCAAACGTTACTTTATTTAAATTTACTCTAATTCTACATACAGAACTTGTGGTCTGCCGCTCGTATGTATATNNNNNNNNNNNNNNNNNNNNNNNNNNNNNNNNNNNNNNNNNNNNNNNNNNNNNNNNNNNNNNNNNNNNNNNNNNNNNNNNNNNNNNNNNNNNNNNNNNNNNNNNNNNNNNNNNNNNNNNNNNNNNNNNNNNNNNNNNNNNNNNNNNNNNNNNNNNNNNNNNNNNNNNNNNNNNNNNNNNNNNNNNNNNNNNNNNNNNNNNNNNNNNNNNNNNNNNNNNNNNNNNNNNNNNNNNNNNNNNNNNNNNNNNNNNNNNNNNNNNNNNNNNNNNNNNNNNNNNNNNNNNNNNNNNNNNNNNNNNNNNNNNNNNNNNNNNNNNNNNNNNNNNNNNNNNNNNNNNNNNNNNNNNNNNNNNNNNNNNNNNNNNNNNNNNNNNNNNNNNNNNNNNNNNNNNNNNNNNNNNNNNNNNNNNNNNNNNNNNNNNNNNNNNNNNNNNNNNNNNNNNNNNNNNNNNNNNNNNNNNNNNNNNNNNNNNNNNNNNNNNNNNNNNNNNNNNNNNNNNNNNNNNNNNNNNNNNNNNNNNNNNNNNNNNNNNNNNNNNNNNNNNNNNNNNNNNNNNNNNNNNNNNNNNNNNNNNNNNNNNNNNNNNNNNNNNNNNNNNNNNNNNNNNNNNNNNNNNNNNNNNNNNNNNNNNNNNNNNNtatatatttgaaaatttaatccAATCTTTCTCTCATAATTAAATACGATGTCTATATTCTTGTTTTGTATTCGATTTCGAATAAATAATCTAGATCATTTGAAATTTTGTGTAGTTCATGAATTGTTGGCCTTTCTGTTGCCTTTTTCAAGATCATTATAGCAAAATTAATGTAGTTATCGTGTTTCCACATGTGattgttttcctttttttaatattgttttttttaaaaaatcttattAATCCATGTTTGATAACATACACGTATATATAACGATTTTAATATCCGTCAGATGTATGGTCTTAAGATCATAATctataaacacaaaaactcttgttagACCGTTTCACGGATCTGCAATTTGGTGAGACAGATCTCCTACAAGACGcgatttcatgaaaaaatattatttttcagtttAGATATGAACATAATCACGAATATACATCTGTAAGAACATTTCATATGAGATCTAGTCATTTGTAAATTGGATACAACTTTAATGAAATGGGAATTTATAGTCTAATTAGAAACTATGTATGTAATAATTAGCTTTTACCCAACGAGAAGCCTTATTTCAACGAGGCTGGTTATGATACACAGATTGGCAAAGCGGAGGGAGAAAAGAACTCGGTCAGCTATAATGAGAACACATTTCTTCTCAGCTGTAGGTTCATGTTATACATACTCCACAAACCACCCAAGGTAACTTATAAATTGATAAAGGCCTTTAGCATAGCCCATGTATTTTGTTAAACtgcatgcaacttaaaacacCGACTATTTCGGCTGGAACAGCATTTTGAGGAACTTTTGGATGAACATTTTAGGAAACGGTCTGGATATATTTTATCGGCTTGTATGCAAGGAGTTGCCGTGAGGTATCCTTTCCGCAGCAGTTGTAACAAGAATGCTGAACAAGAAACTCAGAAAGGAAGCTGATTGGGTTTCAAGATCATGCTTGGAAAACTCTTGCCTAGGTTCA harbors:
- the LOC140964829 gene encoding serine/threonine/tyrosine-protein kinase HT1-like, encoding MDEEATSWIRRTNFSHTVCHRFDASRLGSVPFTVQPNRSSTVKSRPEPGRVNNPIPGPNLVQIQRHPTANTQRAVSPHPETKLSDTFREARLLQRRFSTPHPQRKEHEKGIVGKLFRKDSHETKSPPSRLSRNHSPLRHFTSMKFHEKAKSRKDSGWTKYFDHGGGKVTSVDTADEQMIDLSKLFLGLRFAHGAHSQLYHGLYVEEPVAVKIIRVPDDDENGDLGARLEKQFVREVTLLSRLHHQNVIRLVGACRKPLVFCIVTEYLMEGSLRAYLHKLEHKSLPLQKLISMALDIARGMEFIHSQGVIHRDLKPENVLISEDFHLKVADFGTACDDAQCDLLADDPGTYRWMAPEMIKRKHYGKKVDVYSFGLILWELVVGTIPYEDMTPIQAAFAVVNKNLRPSIPLDCPLAMKALIEQCWSLHPDKRPEFWQIVKVLEEFEFSLARDGTLNLVQNPACHDHKKGLLHWIQKLGPTHQTTKSMPKPKFS